The sequence CACGTACAGGCGGCCGATCTGGACACCCGGCTCAAGCGCACGGATGATGTCCTGCACCAAATACTCGCTCGTATCGGGCGTCTGCGGACGACCGGAGAAATGTACCGGCACGCACACCGCGCCGCGACGCGCGAGCATCCAGGTCGCCACCGGAGAATCGATACCCGACGACAGCAGCGTCACGACCTTGCCGGCAGAACCAACCGGCAGACCGCCCACGCCGCGCTCGGAGCGCGCGTACACATAAACGCTACCCTGGACCACCAGTACGTGCACCATCGCATCGGGGTCGTGCATTTGAACCTTTTTATCGGGGAAGGCCTCACACAGCACCTCGCCCACCTGACGATTGATGTCAATCGAGGTGAGCTCATAGTCGGTATTGGAGCGCTTGGCGTGCACCTTAAACGAATCGAAGGAACCAAACTCGCGCAGCGCCTTCACGGCGGCGGCACAGTACTCCTGAGGGTCGCGATTGGTGTGATACGCCAAAGACACGCGAGCAACGCCGGGAACGGTGCGAATGACACGCGCCGCCTCGTCGGCCTGATGCTCGTTAAAGGTCACGAGGATATAACCGGAAATTCGAGACACGGCATTCACGGAAAAGGCGGCCAAGGCCGCCTTGATGTTATCCATGAGGATATGCTCAAAATGTGCGCGGTTCTTACCCTTCAGTCCAACCTCGTGATAGTGGACCAGGCAGACGCGAGCCGCCATTTAGGCTTCAGCAACCTTGTGGCCGAGCGCCTTCTCGTAACGGGCCTCGTCGTAAGAG is a genomic window of Collinsella aerofaciens containing:
- the thiI gene encoding tRNA uracil 4-sulfurtransferase ThiI → MAARVCLVHYHEVGLKGKNRAHFEHILMDNIKAALAAFSVNAVSRISGYILVTFNEHQADEAARVIRTVPGVARVSLAYHTNRDPQEYCAAAVKALREFGSFDSFKVHAKRSNTDYELTSIDINRQVGEVLCEAFPDKKVQMHDPDAMVHVLVVQGSVYVYARSERGVGGLPVGSAGKVVTLLSSGIDSPVATWMLARRGAVCVPVHFSGRPQTPDTSEYLVQDIIRALEPGVQIGRLYVVPFGDCQREISVTCPSNLRVIMYRRIMYSVAERIAHIEGAKAIVTGESLGQVASQTLENIMAVNEAVKIPVFRPLIGSDKQEIIARAEEIGTFDISTEAAPDCCTLFMPRRPETHAKLDAVHEAWELFDHEEMIERLLKQTEYIDFESNTYKAPKTLKRKHSELAPREIYQDHE